One segment of Comamonas thiooxydans DNA contains the following:
- a CDS encoding response regulator: MHVLLVEDNALVASGVKAGLQLQGFGVDVVGCASQADAALKSSHFDVCVLDLGLPDEDGLHLLARWRRQGLELPVLVLTARDAVDQRIEGLQTGADDYLVKPFDLHELAARLHALLRRAAGRTVDWIVLGDVKVDLAAGQAIREGSIVDLSRREWALLRALLQSPGRVLSLEQLRDSLYGYSLDVESNAVNVHVHHLRRKLGSDMVETVRGVGFRLGRVQGGSC; the protein is encoded by the coding sequence ATGCATGTGCTGTTAGTGGAAGATAACGCTTTGGTCGCCAGCGGGGTGAAGGCGGGCCTGCAGCTACAGGGCTTTGGCGTGGACGTGGTGGGTTGCGCGAGCCAGGCTGATGCGGCGCTCAAATCCTCCCACTTCGATGTATGCGTGCTGGATCTGGGACTGCCCGATGAGGACGGTCTGCATCTACTGGCGCGGTGGCGCCGTCAGGGGCTGGAGCTGCCGGTGCTGGTGCTGACCGCACGTGATGCAGTGGACCAGCGCATCGAAGGCTTGCAGACCGGGGCTGACGACTATCTGGTCAAGCCCTTCGATCTGCACGAGCTGGCGGCGCGACTGCACGCGCTGCTGCGACGGGCGGCGGGGCGTACCGTGGACTGGATTGTGCTGGGCGATGTCAAAGTGGATCTGGCCGCCGGCCAGGCCATACGGGAGGGCAGCATCGTGGACCTGTCGCGTCGTGAATGGGCGTTGCTGCGCGCGCTGCTGCAGTCGCCAGGGCGAGTGCTGAGCCTGGAGCAACTGCGCGACAGCCTCTATGGCTACAGCCTTGATGTGGAGAGCAACGCGGTCAATGTACATGTGCACCATCTGCGTCGCAAGCTGGGCTCGGACATGGTGGAGACCGTGCGTGGTGTGGGGTTCAGATTAGGGCGCGTGCAGGGGGGCAGTTGCTGA
- a CDS encoding cytochrome c, with translation MNRLNTKTLPRSWVAVGISMLMATSAWAQEPAAAKTALSGNAAAGAKIAQSGSAGGAAACVTCHGAKGEGQPGFPALAGQHAGYLERQLNQLAAGARQSAVMAPMAKALSEQERADVAVYYASLQLPIKSVRGALPGKSDDGGAWLVERGRWVDGIPACAQCHGPGGVGVGKDFPAIGHLSADYMQSQIDAWNKGQREAGPLGLMGAVAKKLTADDVKAVAAYYQRLHNPAAATATAKP, from the coding sequence ATGAATCGCTTGAACACAAAGACTCTGCCCCGGTCGTGGGTGGCTGTCGGCATTTCCATGCTGATGGCGACCAGCGCCTGGGCACAAGAACCTGCAGCCGCCAAGACTGCATTGAGCGGCAATGCCGCTGCCGGTGCAAAGATCGCTCAGTCCGGCTCGGCCGGCGGTGCGGCTGCCTGCGTCACCTGCCATGGTGCCAAGGGCGAGGGCCAGCCTGGCTTTCCCGCACTGGCGGGTCAGCACGCCGGTTACCTGGAGCGTCAGCTGAACCAGCTGGCGGCTGGTGCCCGTCAGTCCGCTGTCATGGCTCCCATGGCCAAGGCCTTGAGCGAGCAGGAGCGCGCCGATGTGGCCGTCTATTACGCCAGCCTGCAACTGCCTATCAAGAGCGTGCGCGGTGCCTTGCCCGGCAAGAGCGACGATGGCGGTGCCTGGTTGGTCGAGCGTGGCCGCTGGGTCGACGGCATTCCTGCCTGTGCGCAGTGCCATGGCCCCGGTGGCGTGGGCGTGGGCAAGGACTTTCCGGCCATCGGCCATCTATCTGCCGACTATATGCAAAGTCAGATCGATGCCTGGAACAAGGGGCAGCGCGAGGCCGGCCCACTGGGTCTGATGGGGGCTGTGGCCAAGAAGCTCACGGCCGATGACGTCAAGGCCGTTGCAGCGTACTACCAGCGCCTGCACAACCCCGCTGCTGCCACAGCAACCGCCAAGCCTTAA
- a CDS encoding ATP-binding protein: protein MRSLRVRLLVWLCLALCTLWGGVAAWMFAGMRHELRSVLDDRLIASARMVAGIVHQFKPHNTSPGDWGPMLNVVARDGVACEVSMIRSEVHTAPTHDAMDPDADAVSDEASGNAARPALIPASPLDAPRVKTAKTGRAGDFADTAPEQATEPTDSQVLARTAGAPSFQGPLPLGFSSITKGGKPWRTYVLEEHGVRIATADRIDVREGLIHGFAYTIILPFVLALLASMVLMWWGVTRGLRPLESLRQELSERPPGDDSPVAQGRQVKELAPLVQTINHLLQRVHRAIERERRWSDDAAHELRTPLTAVKTHVQVAQMAVANAGSQMVALRDPSGAGKEDAEPRPISETAQWQMTRQALEQAGEGVEHLQHTLEQLLLLARLDCQPVSEDAGGSRAMACGSEPACAWEALEKAWGLAATAIPSGSLRLRWLPQQALNDARLQDLRVAVPQPLLVSALRNLMENALRYGQKASGEPGDSAILLGLRHIPQLAQVGGDKSQAMLVNPAGYVEFTVIDHGPGLSSEDCAVATQRFWRKQHQAHGSGLGLAIVQRIAQCSDGELELLPLAQWPQHKGYAFEQAHNGLAPEAVTGLVVRLCLPVKSCAAPPD, encoded by the coding sequence ATGCGCAGCCTGCGGGTCCGTTTGCTGGTCTGGCTGTGTCTGGCACTGTGCACTTTGTGGGGCGGTGTGGCCGCCTGGATGTTTGCCGGCATGAGACATGAGCTGCGCTCCGTGCTCGACGACCGGCTGATTGCATCGGCCCGCATGGTGGCGGGCATTGTTCACCAGTTCAAGCCGCACAACACCAGCCCCGGGGACTGGGGGCCCATGCTCAATGTGGTGGCGCGTGATGGTGTGGCTTGCGAGGTCAGCATGATTCGCAGCGAAGTGCATACTGCGCCTACGCATGATGCTATGGATCCGGATGCAGATGCTGTGTCGGACGAGGCGAGCGGCAACGCGGCTCGCCCGGCACTGATTCCGGCATCTCCGCTGGATGCACCGCGCGTCAAAACTGCAAAGACCGGCCGCGCCGGGGATTTCGCAGATACGGCTCCAGAGCAGGCGACCGAGCCTACCGATTCTCAGGTGCTGGCTCGCACTGCGGGTGCGCCCAGCTTCCAGGGGCCGCTGCCGCTGGGCTTCTCGAGCATCACCAAGGGCGGCAAGCCCTGGCGCACCTATGTGCTTGAGGAGCATGGCGTGCGCATTGCCACGGCCGACCGCATCGATGTGCGCGAGGGATTGATCCATGGTTTCGCCTACACCATCATCCTGCCCTTTGTGCTGGCGCTGCTGGCCAGCATGGTGTTGATGTGGTGGGGGGTGACACGCGGCCTGCGCCCCCTTGAGTCGCTGCGCCAGGAGTTGAGCGAGCGTCCGCCCGGAGATGATTCGCCCGTGGCGCAAGGCAGGCAGGTCAAGGAGCTGGCGCCACTGGTGCAGACCATCAATCACTTGCTGCAGCGCGTGCACAGAGCCATTGAGCGCGAACGTCGCTGGAGCGACGATGCCGCCCATGAGCTGCGCACGCCGCTGACTGCCGTCAAAACCCATGTGCAGGTGGCGCAGATGGCGGTGGCCAATGCGGGGTCTCAGATGGTGGCTTTGAGAGATCCGTCCGGAGCCGGCAAAGAGGATGCTGAGCCCAGGCCGATTTCGGAAACCGCGCAGTGGCAGATGACCCGGCAGGCACTGGAGCAGGCGGGGGAGGGCGTGGAGCATTTGCAGCACACGCTGGAGCAATTGTTGCTCTTGGCGAGGCTGGATTGTCAGCCGGTGAGCGAAGATGCAGGAGGCTCTCGTGCCATGGCCTGCGGTAGCGAGCCCGCCTGTGCCTGGGAGGCTCTGGAGAAAGCCTGGGGATTGGCCGCCACGGCCATTCCTTCAGGCTCGCTGCGCTTGCGCTGGTTGCCTCAGCAAGCCCTGAATGACGCCAGGCTGCAGGACTTGCGTGTAGCCGTGCCTCAGCCCCTGCTGGTGTCGGCATTGCGCAATCTGATGGAAAACGCCTTGCGCTATGGGCAGAAGGCAAGTGGCGAGCCGGGCGACTCTGCGATACTGCTCGGCCTGCGCCACATTCCGCAGCTGGCGCAGGTCGGCGGGGACAAGTCGCAGGCGATGCTCGTCAATCCTGCTGGTTATGTGGAGTTCACAGTGATCGACCATGGGCCCGGTCTGAGCAGCGAGGACTGTGCCGTGGCGACCCAGCGCTTCTGGCGCAAGCAGCATCAGGCCCATGGCAGCGGTCTGGGGCTGGCGATAGTGCAGCGCATTGCACAGTGCAGCGACGGTGAGCTGGAGCTGCTGCCCTTGGCCCAGTGGCCGCAGCATAAGGGCTATGCATTCGAGCAGGCACACAACGGCCTGGCGCCAGAAGCGGTGACAGGGCTGGTGGTGCGTTTATGCCTGCCGGTGAAGTCCTGTGCTGCGCCGCCTGATTAG
- a CDS encoding c-type cytochrome, with translation MSDKQQTASKSSNLAEYAVVACLFAGLGGALWYGMSISSPKKAEEPAKVAAPAADAKAVTVTAKPGEFTPPGVSDYPEGPMGEWVRRGEAIFTRTPVNAVGFSGNPLSCTNCHLDAGRLKGAAPMWGAYPMYPAYRKKTDHVDTFAERVRGCFMYSMNGKAPDDGHDILVALESYAYWMAQKAPTGEKLPGAGFKKAGQPETTPTYEAGAKVYEAKCALCHAADGKGQFVGDVAVFPPLWGKDSYNWGAGMHDIDKAANFIKNNMPYGNATLSDQEAWDVATFINSQERGQDPRFNGNLQATAEKHHGKYSMYGKEVNGKLLKGL, from the coding sequence ATGTCGGACAAACAACAAACTGCTTCCAAAAGCTCCAATCTCGCTGAATACGCCGTGGTGGCCTGCCTGTTCGCAGGTCTGGGGGGCGCGCTCTGGTATGGCATGAGCATCAGCAGCCCCAAGAAGGCTGAAGAGCCAGCCAAAGTGGCTGCGCCTGCTGCAGACGCCAAGGCCGTGACAGTGACAGCCAAGCCCGGTGAATTCACACCTCCCGGCGTCAGCGACTATCCGGAAGGCCCCATGGGCGAGTGGGTGCGCCGTGGCGAAGCGATCTTCACACGCACACCGGTCAATGCCGTAGGCTTCTCGGGCAATCCGCTGAGCTGCACCAATTGCCACCTCGACGCGGGTCGCTTGAAGGGCGCAGCCCCCATGTGGGGGGCCTACCCCATGTACCCGGCCTATCGCAAGAAGACCGACCATGTGGATACTTTTGCCGAGCGCGTGCGCGGCTGCTTCATGTACTCCATGAACGGCAAGGCACCGGACGACGGTCATGACATTCTGGTGGCACTGGAGTCCTATGCCTACTGGATGGCACAGAAGGCCCCTACGGGCGAGAAGCTGCCCGGTGCCGGTTTCAAGAAAGCGGGCCAGCCCGAAACGACACCCACCTATGAAGCCGGTGCCAAGGTTTATGAAGCCAAGTGCGCGCTATGTCACGCAGCAGACGGCAAGGGCCAGTTTGTCGGCGATGTGGCCGTGTTCCCGCCGCTATGGGGCAAGGACTCCTATAACTGGGGTGCCGGCATGCATGACATCGACAAGGCGGCCAACTTCATCAAGAACAACATGCCCTACGGAAATGCAACGCTGAGCGATCAGGAAGCCTGGGATGTGGCGACCTTCATCAACAGCCAGGAGCGTGGCCAGGATCCGCGTTTCAATGGCAATCTGCAGGCCACGGCCGAAAAGCACCATGGCAAATACTCCATGTACGGCAAGGAAGTGAACGGCAAGCTGCTCAAGGGTCTGTAA